Proteins encoded together in one Aminipila butyrica window:
- a CDS encoding transposase, producing the protein MTAELCKRGFSLNHKTVQRLISSSALFAV; encoded by the coding sequence ATTACAGCAGAACTGTGCAAACGCGGATTTTCGTTAAACCACAAAACGGTACAGCGTTTGATAAGCAGCTCGGCCTTGTTTGCCGTGTAG